A window of Acidimicrobiales bacterium genomic DNA:
GCCTGGAGCTCTCCTCTCCACTCCCGGCCGACCTCGAGGCCGTCCTCGATCCCCTCGGGTGACCCCGCGGGCTATGCGAGCGGCGCGGCCGGGGCGGCCAGGCCGCGCGCCCGGGCCACCATGTCCTCCAGGGTGAACGAGTCGAGATGGGAGCGCATGTGCTCCCCGACGTCGTCCCACACCGACAAGAGGACGCACTGGCCCTCGTGGTCACACGCCCCGTCCTCGTGGGGCCGGCCGAAGTCCCCGGCCACGATCGGCCCGTCGACCGCGCTCACGATTTGGCTGAGCGTGATCTGGCCGGGGGGCCGGGCCAGCACGTAGCCGCCCCCGACGCCCCGCTTGGACCGGACCAGCCCGGCGCCCTTCAGGGCCAGGAGGATCTGCTCGAGGTAGGGCTGGGGCAGCCCGGTCCGCTCGGCGATGTCGCGGACCGAGGTCGGCCCCTCTCCTTCGGCGTGCAGCGCCAGGGAGAGGAGAGCCCGGCTGGCGTAGTCACCCCTGGTCGAGACCCTCACAGCACAATGGTACGACCGCCCGCCCTCCCGACGATGACCCGTCCCGGGTCATCCCATGGCTGTGGGAGGATCCGGGCATGGATTCCGGGCCCCGGCAGGAGACCCCGATCGTGATCGACGTCGACAGCGCCGAGGGCCGGGTCCCGCAGGAGGACGGCGAGGGGGACCGCTCGCCGGCCACGACCGAGACCGTCGAGCAGCCGGCCAAGGTGATGCGGATCGGCTCGATGATCAAGCAGCTGCTCGACGAGGTCCGCAACGCCCCCCTGGACGAGGCCGGCCGGGACAGGCTGCGGGAGATCTACGACACGTCCATGGCCGAGCTCAAGGCGGGGTTGTCCCCCGACCTCACCGCGGAGCTCGACCGGATGAC
This region includes:
- a CDS encoding bacterial proteasome activator family protein; protein product: MDSGPRQETPIVIDVDSAEGRVPQEDGEGDRSPATTETVEQPAKVMRIGSMIKQLLDEVRNAPLDEAGRDRLREIYDTSMAELKAGLSPDLTAELDRMTIPFGPDTPSEAELRVAQAQLVGWLEGLFQGIQATLFAQQMAARAQLDEMRRRGLPVPGQPGTEPPRPGTYL
- a CDS encoding Rrf2 family transcriptional regulator — translated: MRVSTRGDYASRALLSLALHAEGEGPTSVRDIAERTGLPQPYLEQILLALKGAGLVRSKRGVGGGYVLARPPGQITLSQIVSAVDGPIVAGDFGRPHEDGACDHEGQCVLLSVWDDVGEHMRSHLDSFTLEDMVARARGLAAPAAPLA